In Nitrosophilus alvini, the following are encoded in one genomic region:
- a CDS encoding cytochrome D1 domain-containing protein, protein MKKNIIFSLLFFTSLFAESKFDSFYVHQLESGEKNGKILYDRYCAGCHHKERIGVSGPPLLPAFIRKISDKKLHDIIKNSLPQTLMPKFDFLSSEDIDLIVKYLRQPAGDIKWDITNIEKSIVKFDKKAADLGIENIENVTPVVERGANRIWIMENEKLLDFFNFKNVHGGLKYTMDGKNLYIPTRDGWVGRYQLDKGRLHSKVRACVNLRNISLSRDGKTIFATCLLPQSVVMLDSQTLKPLKMVNVDGKISALYELYSKDIAIFSFRDKPLFATVDTKTFDITYQKLDAPIEDFFIDPFEEYIIGTTRRGSRLGVYEIDSKKKVFEEKIEGMPHLFSATYWYRDGKFYFATPHLRKPYVTIWQMYDWKLVKKINIDGDGFFVKTHPASKYLWADNGTDKIVLIDKENYKIKTFTPMKGKRFIHTEFNAAGNIAYLSIYESDGALQVIQTDTMKELVRYEANVPVGKYNFVNKNRVFYPRLFGQSIFKEKCWGCHHQTSEAFGPSFSQIAKTRTEGEMISQIVDPVHTYKQLGYKRNLMPAFKLNEKELKSIVEYIKSCREK, encoded by the coding sequence ATGAAAAAAAACATCATATTTTCACTGCTTTTTTTCACATCTCTCTTCGCTGAATCCAAGTTTGACAGTTTTTATGTTCATCAATTGGAAAGCGGAGAGAAAAACGGCAAAATACTTTATGACAGATACTGTGCCGGATGCCATCACAAAGAGAGGATCGGAGTAAGCGGACCCCCGTTGTTACCAGCTTTTATAAGAAAGATTTCAGATAAAAAACTGCACGATATCATTAAAAATTCTCTTCCGCAGACTCTTATGCCGAAATTTGATTTTTTAAGTTCAGAAGATATCGACCTGATAGTAAAATATCTCAGACAACCCGCTGGTGATATCAAATGGGATATCACAAATATAGAAAAATCGATAGTAAAGTTTGATAAAAAGGCGGCAGATCTTGGGATAGAAAATATCGAAAATGTTACTCCTGTGGTAGAGAGAGGTGCAAACAGAATATGGATAATGGAAAATGAGAAACTGCTCGATTTTTTCAATTTTAAAAATGTCCATGGTGGACTGAAATATACTATGGATGGAAAAAATCTCTATATTCCCACAAGAGATGGATGGGTAGGCAGATATCAGCTTGACAAAGGAAGACTTCATTCAAAAGTAAGAGCGTGCGTAAACCTTAGAAATATTTCGCTTTCCCGTGACGGAAAAACGATATTTGCCACATGTCTTTTGCCACAGTCAGTAGTAATGCTGGATTCTCAGACATTGAAACCTTTGAAGATGGTGAATGTTGATGGCAAAATAAGTGCTCTATATGAACTTTATTCAAAAGATATAGCAATCTTCTCCTTCCGTGACAAACCTCTTTTCGCTACGGTTGATACAAAGACTTTTGATATAACTTATCAAAAGCTTGATGCTCCAATTGAGGATTTTTTTATTGATCCATTTGAAGAGTATATCATCGGAACGACCAGAAGGGGCAGCCGTCTTGGAGTTTATGAGATTGACTCAAAAAAGAAAGTTTTTGAAGAGAAAATTGAGGGAATGCCCCATCTTTTTTCTGCAACCTACTGGTACAGAGACGGGAAATTCTATTTCGCTACTCCGCATCTGAGAAAACCTTATGTAACAATTTGGCAGATGTATGACTGGAAACTTGTAAAAAAGATAAATATAGACGGAGACGGTTTTTTTGTAAAGACACATCCGGCCAGCAAATATCTCTGGGCAGATAACGGTACTGACAAAATTGTTCTTATTGATAAAGAAAATTATAAAATCAAAACTTTTACTCCTATGAAAGGGAAGAGATTTATACATACGGAATTTAATGCGGCGGGAAATATAGCTTATCTGAGTATTTATGAAAGTGATGGTGCACTGCAGGTGATTCAGACAGATACAATGAAAGAGTTGGTAAGATACGAAGCGAATGTTCCTGTTGGAAAATATAACTTTGTCAATAAAAATAGAGTTTTTTATCCGCGACTCTTTGGTCAGTCTATCTTCAAAGAGAAATGTTGGGGATGCCACCATCAAACTTCTGAAGCTTTCGGGCCTTCGTTTAGCCAGATAGCAAAAACTAGAACCGAAGGTGAGATGATCTCCCAGATAGTTGACCCTGTGCATACTTATAAACAACTTGGATACAAAAGAAATCTTATGCCTGCATTCAAGTTGAATGAAAAAGAGTTGAAAAGTATAGTAGAATATATAAAAAGCTGCAGGGAAAAATAA
- a CDS encoding radical SAM/SPASM domain-containing protein: MFRLSNLISSAIEDRKTRELNGSILIWNFTNRCNLSCLHCYSKSGLEESDTLSTEKILSVIPELKKSGIKFVIFSGGEPLTRKDIFEIAEAFKEEGIFTYLSTNGLYINPGNVKKIIDTFGYIGISIDGSPEIHDKFRGLKGSYEKSMQAIRLIHSNGAKVGIRFTITKETKESLKFIFELAEKENIDKIYISHLVYSGRGLDNLKMDLSKEERRKAVKFIIEKAFEYYENEKDIDIVTGNMEMDAIMLIQEFEKRYPESLDRLTSRLLQWGGNSAGRKLVNINSEGIVKPDPFFPVSIGNIFEKSFDEIWLNEKSELLKKLRTFPRDIKGRCKECRFLEICNGGSRPRAYAVTGDLWQEDPSCYLKDEEIFENELPEAVGI; the protein is encoded by the coding sequence ATGTTTAGATTGTCGAATTTGATATCGTCTGCAATTGAAGACAGAAAAACAAGAGAACTGAACGGTTCGATACTGATATGGAATTTTACAAACAGATGTAATCTTTCCTGCCTTCATTGTTATAGCAAATCGGGACTTGAAGAGAGCGATACATTGAGTACTGAAAAGATACTCTCGGTAATTCCAGAACTTAAAAAAAGCGGCATCAAGTTTGTTATATTTTCGGGAGGAGAACCGCTTACGAGAAAAGATATATTTGAAATTGCCGAAGCTTTTAAAGAAGAGGGGATATTTACATATCTTTCTACAAACGGTCTTTATATAAACCCTGGAAATGTTAAAAAAATCATTGATACATTTGGATATATCGGAATCAGTATAGACGGATCGCCTGAAATTCATGACAAATTCAGAGGATTGAAAGGCTCATATGAAAAAAGCATGCAGGCGATTCGTCTGATTCACTCAAACGGTGCAAAAGTAGGTATAAGATTTACAATAACAAAAGAGACAAAAGAGTCTCTAAAGTTTATTTTCGAACTTGCCGAAAAAGAGAATATCGATAAAATTTACATCTCTCATCTTGTATACTCAGGCAGAGGTCTGGACAATCTCAAAATGGATCTGAGTAAAGAAGAGAGGCGAAAAGCTGTTAAGTTTATTATCGAAAAAGCGTTTGAATACTATGAAAACGAAAAAGATATAGATATCGTCACCGGCAATATGGAGATGGATGCGATAATGCTGATACAGGAGTTTGAAAAAAGATATCCTGAGTCTCTTGACAGGCTTACATCACGGCTGCTTCAGTGGGGCGGCAACAGTGCCGGAAGAAAACTTGTAAATATAAACAGCGAAGGAATTGTAAAGCCTGATCCTTTTTTTCCGGTTTCTATAGGAAATATTTTTGAAAAAAGTTTTGATGAGATATGGCTGAATGAAAAAAGTGAACTTCTAAAAAAACTCAGAACTTTTCCAAGAGATATAAAAGGAAGATGTAAAGAGTGTAGATTCTTAGAAATATGCAACGGTGGATCCAGGCCGAGAGCATATGCTGTTACAGGCGATTTGTGGCAGGAGGATCCTTCCTGTTATCTTAAAGACGAAGAGATTTTTGAAAATGAACTGCCTGAGGCAGTAGGAATATAA
- a CDS encoding cytochrome D1 domain-containing protein yields the protein MRYLLIISMFLTFLLAHEKVFVVERENSALAVIENHKFKNEIKDMRDFNHAVVKFYDKDGYAITRDGYVIKFDPINEKKLKEYRTSKSAIGFTVTKNYLAVANYDNKSVEILDRDLNPIQTFETESKNVGIKVYKNYLVFSLMDKDEIWVLEDKNEGKGKPKFVIKKRFKKVGQVPFDAMINKNLYVVGFFNSPFVGVLNLDNFEYRIVPLELGRKGVVLKVPHFGFWSISKGKFFIPAVGNNKVFVFDHDFRFIKAIEVEGNPVFTSLSPDRKFLAVTFSGKKFPIVQIIDTKTLKIKKRFDFGGTVLHVRWSKEEPLLYVSVNGNSEVVGMNTDSWKKAFSVSVPKPSGIFIYEVK from the coding sequence ATGAGATATCTGCTTATTATAAGTATGTTTTTGACTTTTTTACTTGCTCATGAAAAAGTATTTGTTGTTGAGAGAGAAAATTCTGCTTTGGCAGTTATAGAAAATCACAAATTTAAAAACGAAATCAAAGATATGAGAGACTTTAATCATGCAGTTGTAAAATTTTACGATAAAGACGGCTATGCAATAACAAGAGACGGTTATGTTATAAAATTTGATCCGATCAATGAGAAAAAACTCAAAGAGTATAGAACAAGCAAAAGTGCAATCGGCTTTACAGTCACAAAAAACTATCTAGCAGTTGCGAACTATGACAACAAAAGTGTTGAAATTCTTGACCGAGACCTAAATCCTATTCAGACCTTCGAAACCGAGTCTAAAAATGTAGGGATAAAAGTCTATAAAAACTATCTTGTTTTTTCTTTGATGGATAAAGATGAGATATGGGTTTTGGAAGATAAAAATGAAGGAAAAGGCAAACCGAAGTTTGTTATAAAAAAAAGGTTTAAAAAGGTAGGTCAGGTACCCTTTGATGCAATGATAAATAAAAACCTGTATGTTGTTGGCTTTTTCAACTCTCCTTTCGTCGGTGTACTGAATCTTGACAATTTTGAATACCGTATAGTTCCGCTTGAACTTGGGCGAAAAGGAGTAGTTCTCAAAGTTCCGCATTTCGGTTTCTGGAGTATTTCCAAAGGCAAATTTTTCATTCCCGCTGTTGGAAACAACAAAGTATTTGTATTTGATCACGATTTTAGATTTATAAAAGCTATTGAAGTAGAAGGTAATCCTGTTTTTACCTCGCTTAGTCCGGATAGAAAATTTCTTGCAGTAACATTCAGCGGGAAAAAATTTCCAATAGTTCAGATAATAGATACAAAAACTTTAAAGATCAAAAAAAGATTTGATTTTGGAGGCACAGTACTTCATGTAAGATGGTCCAAAGAAGAGCCTCTTTTATATGTTTCAGTTAATGGAAACAGTGAAGTTGTAGGTATGAATACAGATAGCTGGAAAAAAGCGTTTTCTGTCTCTGTGCCAAAACCTTCCGGAATTTTTATATACGAGGTAAAGTGA
- the cobA gene encoding uroporphyrinogen-III C-methyltransferase, with amino-acid sequence MGKVYLTGAGPGDMDLLTIKALKVIRNADVVVYDRLVNPEILNEAPQDAEMIYVGKADGKHTLPQDEINEVLYQKALEKENVVRLKGGDPFVFGRGGEEAKYLRDRGIDFEIIPGVTSAISVPAYAGIPVTHRGIAVSFRVVTGHEAPNKQKSQIDWNSFRYDETIVFLMGLHNLANICENLIKIGKAPDTPCAVIQEGTTNNQKVAVGTLENIVETVKKEGIGTPALIIVGQVVSLREDLKWFR; translated from the coding sequence ATGGGAAAAGTATATCTGACAGGTGCAGGTCCTGGAGATATGGATCTGTTAACTATCAAGGCATTGAAAGTTATTCGAAATGCCGATGTTGTTGTATACGATAGACTTGTAAATCCTGAAATACTCAATGAAGCGCCCCAAGATGCTGAAATGATATATGTGGGAAAAGCTGATGGAAAACATACACTCCCTCAGGATGAAATAAACGAAGTTTTGTACCAGAAAGCTTTGGAAAAAGAGAATGTTGTAAGACTCAAAGGGGGCGATCCTTTTGTTTTCGGAAGAGGTGGAGAAGAAGCAAAATATCTTAGAGACAGAGGAATAGATTTCGAGATAATTCCAGGCGTGACGTCTGCAATTTCAGTACCTGCTTACGCGGGAATCCCTGTGACACATAGAGGTATTGCAGTCTCTTTCAGAGTAGTTACAGGACACGAAGCTCCAAACAAACAGAAATCACAGATAGACTGGAACTCATTTAGGTATGACGAGACTATAGTCTTTCTAATGGGATTACATAATCTGGCTAATATATGCGAAAATCTTATAAAAATAGGAAAAGCTCCAGATACTCCTTGCGCAGTTATTCAAGAGGGAACTACAAACAATCAGAAAGTAGCAGTCGGTACTCTTGAAAATATTGTCGAAACTGTAAAAAAAGAAGGTATAGGTACACCTGCTCTTATCATAGTTGGTCAGGTTGTCAGCCTCAGAGAAGATTTGAAGTGGTTCAGATAA
- the nosZ gene encoding Sec-dependent nitrous-oxide reductase has protein sequence MDWVTRFRKLLGAAIGVCLVTTLSTASSELEKIMKKRGLTQEDLLAAAKTYTPSGKHDKYIVFSSGGQSGQVIVYGVPSMRILKYIGVFTPEPWQGWGYDSDTKKILEQGYYHGKPITWGDTHHPAISETDGKYDGRWLFINDKANPRIAVIDLHDFVTKQIVVNPVFKSDHGGAFVTPNTEYVIEACQYAAPFDNNYHPIEEYADVYRGGVTMWKFDRKKGRIVPEKSFTIEMPPYMQDLSDAGKNMSYGWAFTNSFNSEMYTGGIQKGLPPFEAGMSRNDTDYLHVYNWKKLAELAKDPKNVKIINGHKVIPIEVAVKHDALFLIPEPKSPHGVDVDPTGQYIVVCGKLDTHATVYDFKKIMKLIKNKEYVGKDPFGIPILDLKKSIHGQVELGLGPLHSQFSPVDGEIYTSLYVDSQVVKWNFKTLKVIDKINVNYNIGHLCGMEGKTADPQGEYIIALNKLAIDRFNNIGPLHPQNHQLIDISGKKMQLLYDMPLPLGEPHQAVAIRASKLHPEVRYPMGTNPFTGEPHEGKTLAGQERIERKGNHVYVYATMVRSHINPEHITVNKGDKVTIFLTNLERAEDETHGFTVDWYNVHASLEPGKTARIDFVADREGVFPYYCTEFCSALHLEMMGYLLVKDPKKKYVSAQKVKLKKMSKEELMKEYKKIVATNKATDEVIQSVVKFLKEHHYEKYPLVKQLVVDALDQYGKIPEQKKKADEAFKKGDIEKAILFENMIWQYMVKTADMGIRAKDLLVRKIATPMSEAAKRGEVAFKEGGCNGCHVIGKVSSGPDLTGVLSRHENGEKWVFEFIKNPEKFYNDPYVKAMIDYFNLKMPNQNMSDQEIKDIIEYLKWVDENANLF, from the coding sequence ATGGACTGGGTGACAAGATTCAGGAAGCTCCTGGGCGCTGCGATTGGGGTCTGTCTGGTGACGACACTTTCGACGGCGAGCAGCGAGCTTGAAAAGATTATGAAAAAGAGGGGGCTGACACAGGAAGACCTGCTTGCTGCTGCAAAAACTTACACACCGAGCGGAAAACATGACAAATATATAGTTTTCAGTTCAGGTGGACAGTCAGGGCAGGTTATAGTCTATGGAGTGCCTTCTATGAGAATCCTGAAATATATCGGTGTTTTTACTCCTGAGCCTTGGCAGGGCTGGGGATATGACTCTGATACAAAAAAGATTCTCGAGCAGGGTTATTATCATGGAAAACCTATCACATGGGGTGATACTCACCACCCGGCAATTTCCGAAACGGATGGAAAATATGACGGAAGATGGCTTTTTATCAATGATAAAGCAAATCCTAGAATCGCGGTTATAGACCTTCATGACTTCGTAACAAAGCAGATAGTCGTTAATCCCGTTTTCAAATCCGATCACGGTGGAGCTTTTGTTACGCCTAATACGGAATATGTTATAGAAGCGTGCCAGTATGCTGCGCCTTTTGATAACAACTATCATCCTATCGAAGAGTATGCGGATGTATATAGAGGCGGAGTCACAATGTGGAAATTTGACAGGAAAAAGGGAAGAATTGTTCCGGAAAAATCCTTTACAATTGAAATGCCGCCTTATATGCAGGACCTTAGTGACGCCGGAAAAAATATGAGCTACGGATGGGCTTTTACAAACTCTTTCAACTCTGAGATGTATACAGGTGGTATTCAAAAAGGTCTTCCTCCTTTTGAAGCCGGTATGAGTAGAAATGATACAGACTATCTTCATGTATATAACTGGAAAAAACTTGCAGAACTTGCTAAAGATCCTAAAAATGTAAAAATCATTAACGGACATAAGGTAATACCTATAGAGGTAGCCGTAAAGCATGATGCACTTTTCCTCATTCCTGAGCCAAAATCTCCACACGGTGTAGATGTTGATCCAACAGGTCAGTATATTGTTGTTTGCGGTAAACTCGATACTCATGCAACCGTTTATGACTTTAAAAAGATTATGAAACTAATCAAAAATAAAGAATATGTGGGAAAAGATCCTTTCGGTATTCCTATACTAGATCTAAAAAAATCTATACACGGTCAGGTTGAACTAGGACTTGGACCTTTGCATAGCCAGTTCAGCCCTGTAGATGGAGAGATATATACCTCTTTGTATGTGGATTCTCAGGTTGTCAAGTGGAACTTTAAAACTTTGAAAGTTATTGATAAGATCAATGTTAACTATAACATAGGTCACCTATGTGGTATGGAAGGAAAAACTGCCGATCCTCAGGGTGAATATATCATAGCATTGAACAAACTGGCTATAGATAGATTCAACAACATCGGACCTCTGCATCCGCAAAACCACCAGTTGATTGATATAAGCGGCAAGAAGATGCAGCTTCTATACGATATGCCTTTGCCACTTGGTGAACCGCATCAGGCTGTTGCTATAAGAGCGAGCAAACTTCATCCGGAAGTCAGGTATCCGATGGGAACAAATCCATTTACCGGTGAACCGCATGAAGGAAAAACTCTTGCAGGACAAGAGAGGATAGAGAGAAAAGGAAACCATGTTTATGTTTATGCAACTATGGTTAGAAGCCATATCAATCCTGAACATATTACAGTTAACAAAGGCGATAAAGTAACGATTTTCTTGACAAACCTTGAGCGTGCGGAAGATGAAACACACGGATTTACTGTAGACTGGTACAATGTTCATGCTTCTTTGGAGCCTGGTAAAACAGCAAGAATAGATTTTGTTGCTGACAGAGAAGGTGTATTCCCGTATTACTGTACAGAATTCTGTTCAGCCCTTCACCTGGAGATGATGGGATACCTATTAGTAAAAGATCCTAAGAAAAAATATGTCTCTGCTCAAAAAGTAAAACTCAAAAAAATGAGCAAAGAAGAGCTCATGAAAGAGTATAAGAAAATTGTTGCAACAAACAAAGCGACTGACGAAGTTATCCAAAGCGTTGTGAAGTTCCTAAAAGAACACCATTATGAGAAGTATCCGCTTGTAAAACAGCTTGTAGTTGATGCTCTCGATCAATACGGAAAAATTCCAGAGCAGAAAAAGAAAGCTGACGAAGCGTTTAAAAAAGGAGATATTGAAAAAGCGATTCTCTTTGAAAATATGATTTGGCAATACATGGTTAAAACTGCGGATATGGGTATTAGAGCGAAAGATCTTCTTGTTAGAAAAATTGCTACTCCTATGAGTGAAGCAGCAAAAAGAGGTGAAGTAGCATTTAAAGAAGGCGGATGTAACGGATGTCACGTTATAGGAAAAGTAAGCTCCGGTCCTGACCTTACAGGGGTACTTTCAAGACATGAAAACGGAGAAAAATGGGTATTTGAATTTATCAAAAATCCTGAAAAATTCTATAACGATCCGTATGTAAAAGCTATGATAGACTACTTCAATCTCAAAATGCCTAATCAAAATATGAGCGACCAGGAGATAAAAGATATAATCGAATATCTCAAATGGGTCGATGAGAACGCAAATCTCTTCTAA
- a CDS encoding cytochrome C has translation MSSSKIKYKIFAGIALGILLFWFTIPAVLTHDIPDLVREGKADKIPEIAYKVWNFYQKGRYVSPNTPKDAVGDLKKMIEENAEIGAATAPIWYVSLEAPNYPKDAFPEGIPVYYHFDGFSGDIHEMNTINHFIGMDPMERGAPYLRAIAPYVLVLLSFAYVLFILYDWKILNFIMYIAVLLPVIFLGFYAYWLYWFGHHMHDWGAFKIKPFMPTVFGDGKVAQFTTHSYPTIGFWLLIAISVLTLLAIVSKNKALRQKGKEQ, from the coding sequence ATGAGCAGTTCAAAAATCAAATATAAGATTTTTGCGGGCATTGCACTTGGTATTTTACTTTTTTGGTTTACTATACCGGCTGTTTTAACCCATGACATTCCGGATCTGGTAAGAGAAGGCAAAGCGGATAAAATTCCTGAAATTGCCTATAAAGTGTGGAATTTTTACCAAAAAGGAAGATATGTAAGTCCCAATACCCCAAAAGATGCAGTGGGTGATCTGAAGAAAATGATAGAAGAAAATGCTGAAATAGGAGCAGCAACTGCACCTATATGGTACGTCTCTCTTGAGGCTCCCAACTACCCAAAAGATGCCTTTCCGGAAGGGATTCCGGTCTATTATCATTTTGACGGTTTCAGCGGCGATATACATGAGATGAATACGATAAACCACTTTATCGGTATGGATCCTATGGAGAGAGGTGCACCTTATCTTAGAGCCATAGCGCCTTATGTATTGGTATTGCTTTCGTTCGCTTATGTTCTTTTTATTTTGTATGACTGGAAAATACTTAATTTTATAATGTATATAGCAGTTTTGTTACCGGTGATTTTTCTGGGATTTTATGCTTACTGGCTCTATTGGTTCGGCCATCATATGCACGACTGGGGAGCATTCAAGATAAAACCGTTTATGCCGACGGTTTTCGGTGACGGAAAAGTTGCACAGTTTACTACGCACTCCTATCCGACTATAGGTTTTTGGCTTTTGATAGCTATAAGTGTTTTGACACTATTGGCAATAGTTTCAAAAAATAAAGCTCTTAGACAAAAAGGCAAGGAACAGTAA
- a CDS encoding nitrous oxide reductase family maturation protein NosD, which produces MKKILVLFMSASCILFGKNLLQEAIDKAAPGSLLELPEGEYHGNIIITKPLIIDGKNKKAFIIGEGKGTVVKVRSSNVILKNLTIKNSGTRHEDVDAGVSIKDSDFCEILNCDIEDTLFGIDLQNVHNSKIIGNKISSKPFSLGLRGDGIRVWYSNDNIFRKNSLVNSRDFVVWYSHGNIIEENYGENCRYSLHLMYAGKNIIKNNYYVHNSVGIFFMYSQDSEAVGNTIKNSLGNTGVGIGLKDVSNFIIKNNTVIYCARGFYIDRSPYQPDMNNTIEKNNILYNSEGIHFHSMSVGNIITDNIFKGNIENVINDTKEVKISQNIWDRNFWDDYEGFDKNRDGFGDTPYNLYYYADKMWLFNPNVKFFYGSPVISILNFLAKLAPFSEPVLLLTDKHPRMKGEIYD; this is translated from the coding sequence ATGAAAAAAATCCTGGTGCTTTTTATGTCGGCTTCCTGTATTCTTTTTGGAAAAAATCTGCTTCAGGAAGCTATTGACAAAGCTGCACCAGGCTCTTTACTTGAACTTCCGGAAGGCGAATATCACGGCAATATCATAATAACAAAACCTCTTATTATAGATGGTAAAAACAAAAAAGCTTTTATTATCGGAGAAGGTAAAGGTACGGTAGTAAAAGTAAGAAGCTCAAACGTTATTCTAAAAAATCTTACTATCAAAAACAGCGGTACAAGGCATGAAGATGTTGATGCTGGCGTATCTATCAAAGATTCTGATTTTTGTGAAATATTGAACTGCGATATTGAAGATACACTTTTTGGCATAGATTTACAAAATGTTCACAACTCTAAAATTATCGGTAATAAGATCAGTTCAAAACCTTTCTCTTTGGGGCTTAGAGGAGATGGGATCAGAGTCTGGTATAGCAATGACAATATATTTAGAAAGAATTCTCTTGTCAATTCAAGGGATTTTGTTGTTTGGTATTCGCATGGAAATATTATAGAAGAAAACTACGGGGAAAACTGCAGATATTCTCTGCATCTTATGTATGCGGGGAAAAATATAATAAAAAACAACTACTATGTGCATAACAGTGTGGGTATTTTTTTTATGTATTCACAGGATAGTGAAGCCGTTGGAAATACGATTAAAAATTCCCTTGGAAATACGGGAGTGGGGATAGGTCTGAAAGACGTCTCAAATTTTATAATTAAAAACAATACGGTTATATACTGTGCAAGAGGTTTTTATATCGACAGGTCTCCTTATCAGCCCGATATGAACAATACTATAGAAAAAAACAATATTTTATATAACAGCGAAGGTATACATTTTCACTCAATGAGTGTGGGAAATATAATAACGGATAATATTTTTAAAGGTAATATTGAAAATGTTATAAACGATACAAAAGAGGTAAAGATTTCACAAAATATATGGGATAGAAACTTTTGGGATGATTATGAGGGCTTTGACAAGAATCGAGATGGTTTTGGCGATACTCCGTATAATCTTTACTATTATGCTGATAAGATGTGGCTGTTCAATCCCAATGTAAAGTTTTTTTACGGCTCACCGGTTATATCGATACTCAATTTTCTTGCCAAACTTGCTCCTTTCTCGGAGCCTGTTTTACTTTTGACGGATAAGCATCCCAGAATGAAGGGGGAGATATATGACTAA
- a CDS encoding 4Fe-4S dicluster domain-containing protein codes for MTNEDKKRRDFIKKMAGLGVLGLAAAAGIIGGRYLKTDKLRLRPPGAVDEDDFLALCIKCGQCLQVCPYDSIILEDLEGGAGVGTAYIEPRERGCYLCEAFPCILACPSGALDHEKAEIKYVHMGMAVIADESACLALYNKPVPDSAIDRIYEHTKVLTDEERETKKIEDIPNPSEKRELQVELLKKLEKFRGKQCTICADLCPYHPDPTLAIGMVAKNGGYIPEIREACVGCGACVELCPTDVLKIIPRATYQEIYKKA; via the coding sequence ATGACTAATGAGGATAAAAAGAGACGTGATTTTATAAAAAAAATGGCGGGACTCGGAGTTTTGGGACTTGCTGCTGCCGCTGGTATAATAGGCGGCAGATACCTCAAAACAGATAAGCTTCGTCTAAGACCTCCAGGTGCAGTTGATGAAGATGATTTTTTGGCGCTTTGTATAAAATGTGGACAGTGTCTGCAGGTATGTCCTTATGATTCTATAATACTTGAAGATTTGGAAGGGGGTGCCGGAGTTGGTACCGCATATATAGAACCTAGAGAGAGAGGATGCTATCTTTGCGAAGCATTCCCGTGCATACTCGCTTGTCCTAGCGGTGCTTTGGATCATGAGAAAGCGGAGATAAAGTATGTTCATATGGGCATGGCTGTGATAGCTGATGAGAGTGCATGTTTGGCTCTATATAACAAACCGGTCCCTGACAGTGCGATAGATAGAATATACGAGCATACAAAGGTATTGACAGATGAGGAAAGAGAGACAAAAAAGATAGAGGATATTCCAAATCCTTCTGAAAAAAGAGAACTTCAGGTAGAACTGCTTAAAAAACTAGAGAAGTTTAGAGGTAAACAGTGTACTATCTGTGCTGATTTGTGTCCTTATCACCCGGATCCGACTTTAGCAATAGGCATGGTGGCCAAAAACGGTGGATATATACCTGAAATAAGGGAAGCTTGTGTGGGTTGTGGAGCATGTGTGGAACTTTGTCCGACAGATGTGCTCAAAATTATCCCAAGAGCCACATATCAAGAAATCTATAAAAAGGCTTAA
- a CDS encoding c-type cytochrome gives MRKRISIAVVLSLVIFSVSGCEQKDNKESKAKEPVKEIKITEGVLKPGQEKEKKSLDKGEFYYSYSKAQEEREEEMPRSEIDAYKNIRSPYEKVQISLMAKKLSKDFLVKCSPCHDDYANGIIGPSLLDKDGDYIYKRLTQYKTKEKANVLMKDLVAQMDEKELKSLANEISEFNKKIRELRN, from the coding sequence ATGAGAAAGAGAATAAGCATAGCAGTCGTATTGTCTTTAGTGATCTTCTCTGTTTCCGGATGTGAACAGAAAGATAATAAAGAAAGTAAAGCAAAAGAGCCGGTCAAAGAGATAAAAATAACCGAAGGCGTTTTGAAACCTGGTCAGGAAAAAGAGAAAAAGTCTCTTGATAAAGGAGAATTTTACTACTCTTACAGTAAAGCGCAAGAGGAGAGAGAAGAGGAGATGCCAAGGAGTGAAATCGATGCTTATAAAAACATCCGTTCGCCCTATGAAAAAGTTCAGATATCTTTGATGGCAAAAAAACTTAGTAAAGATTTTCTTGTCAAATGCTCTCCATGCCATGATGACTATGCAAACGGTATTATAGGACCATCTTTGCTTGATAAAGATGGGGATTATATCTATAAAAGACTTACACAGTATAAAACGAAAGAGAAAGCAAATGTGTTGATGAAAGATTTGGTTGCTCAGATGGATGAAAAAGAGCTCAAATCTTTGGCTAACGAGATTTCAGAATTCAATAAAAAAATCAGAGAATTAAGGAATTAG